TCGCGGGCCAGCTTGAGCTGGGCCACGTGGTCGCCCCGGCCGCGCACCAGTTCCTTCATGATCTGCAGGAGCACCCGGGCGGTGTTGCGCCGCAGACTGCTGGTGGCCGTGGTCAGAACCTCGTCGCGCAGGGTCCGCAGGGCGTCCAGGCGATCCTCGGTGCGCCCCGTCTCCAGGGAGCCGAGCAGGTGCACGACCGCGTAGGCCACGCGCAGGCCCTTGGTGGCGGCCATCTCCTTGATGCCGTGGGGATGGAGGTAGGAGGACAGGAGCTTCTTGAGGCTCGGGTAATCCTTGCGGCTCAACACGTCGTTGACGATGTTGAGCAGGTCGAAGTCCCGCGTGTCGAAGTACCCGCGAGGAAGCTTGCGGAACTGCCCCGAGTCCATGCGCGAAAGCCTTCCCTTCTTCCGGCCGGAAAACCGCGACGGACCCGCCTCCATCGCGACGCCCCCCGAAGACGAAATCTAACGCCACGACAACGCAGCGTTCTTTTTTTCACAACCTCGACATCTTTTGCCCCGCTGTCAAGCTGAAAAGCGCATCCTCCCGGCATCTCGCCGGAAAAAAGGCCCTTTCAGCCCGAGGCCGAGTTTTCTACTCGGCCTCGCCGGCCCCGCGGGCCCGGCCGAAGGCCCGGTCCAGCAGCCGTTGCAGCTTGTCCAGGTAGATGTAGTACACCGGGGTCAGGTAGAGGGTCAAAAGCTGGGAGACCAGCAGGCCGCCGACCACGGCCAGGCCCAGGGGACGCCGGGACTCGGCTCCGGCGCCGAAGCCGATGGCGATGGGCAGGGTGCCCATGAGCGCGGCCATGGTGGTCATCATGATCGGCCGGAAGCGCACCAGCGCGCCGTCGAAGATGGACTGTTCGGCGGTCTTGCCCTCCTTGCGCTCGGCCTCCACCGCGAAGTCGATCATCATGATCGCGTTCTTCTTCACGATGCCGATGAGCATGATGATGCCCACGAAACCGTAGATGTCCAAGTCCAGACGGAAGAGCAGCAGGGTCAGCAGCGCGCCCACGCCCGCCGCCGGCAGGCCGGAGAGGATGGTCAGGGGGTGGATGAAGCTCTCGTAGAGCACGCCGAGCACGATGTAGATGACCACGATGGAAAGGATGACCAGGGCCAGAAGGCCCTTGAACGAGGACTGGAAGGCCTGGGCCGTGCCCTGGAAGCTGGTGGAGAAGGTGCCCGGCAGCATCTCCGAGGCCAGGCCCTGGACCCGGGGCATGGCGTCGCCCAGCGACAGGCCCGGAGCCAGGTTGAAGGACACGGTCACGGAAGGCATCTGGCCGGTGTGGTTGATGGACTGCGGCCCGACCCCCACGCCCACCTTGGTCAGGGTGTCCAGGGGGGCCAACGTGCCGCTCTTGGTGCGGATGTAGAGCATGGACAGGGCCCCCGGGTCGGCCTGGTAGCGCGGCAGGAGCTCCATCTGCACCGGGTAGTCGTTGGTGCTGGCGTAGATGGTCGAGATCTCCCGCGTGCTGAAGGCCGAGGCCAGGGCGTCCTCGATCTGGAAGGCCGTGACGCCCAGCGCCGCCGCCCGGTCGCGGTCGATGTCCAGGACGACCTCGGGGTTGGAGATCTCCAGGTCGCTGCTCACGTCCTGCAGGCCGGGAAGTTCATGCATGCGGGCCTCGAAGGCCGTCGCGTACTGGTAGAGCTCCTCGGTGTCCGGATTTTGGAGCGTGAACTGGTAGAGAGCGCGGGCGCTCCGCCCGCCCACGTTGATGGTCGGGGGCACCACGAGCATGACCCGCAGGCCGGAAATCGAGGACAGCTTGGCGCGCATGGACTGCACGAACTGCTGGGCCGAAAGGGGCCGCTCCTTGCGCGGCTTGAGCTGGATGAACACGCGGCCGCTGTTGCTCGAGGGGTTGGGACCGCCCGCGCCCACCAGGGTGGTGAATTTGCCGACGTTGGGGTCGGCCAGGAGTATCTCGTTGACGCGCTTGTGCCGGGCCACCATCTCCTCGAAGGGGACGCCCTGTTCGGCCATGGTCGTGCCGGAGACTTGGCCGGTGTCCTCGGAAGGAAGGAATCCCTTGGGCGTGATGGAGAAGAGCCAGCCGGTGAGGACCAGCAGGCCGAAGGAGGCGTAGAGGGTCAGGCGGCGGTGGCGCAGGACGAGGCGCAGGGTCCGCTCGTAGGCCGCCAGCGACCGATCGAAGAAGGATTCGGCGAAGTCGTGGAACCGCCCCTTGGGCTTCTCGGCCTGGCCCGGCTGGTGGGCCTTGAGGCCCAGGGAGCAGAGCATGGGCGTGAGACTCAGGGAAACGAAGCCGGAAATGAGGATCGCGGCCATGATGGTCACGGAGAACTCGTGGAACAGACGGCCGACCACCCCGCCCATGAAGAACACGGGAATGAACACGGCGGCCAGGGAGACGGTCATGGACAGAATGGTGAAGCTGATCTCCTTGGAGCCGTCGATGGACGCGCGCAGGGGACTCTTGCCCATCTCCATGTGGCGGACGATGTTCTCGAGCATGACGATGGCGTCGTCCACCACGAAGCCCACGGAGAGCGTCAGGGACATGAGCGAAATGTTGTTCAGCGAGAAGCCCATGACGTGCATGACCGCGAAGGTGCCCACGATGGACATGGGCAGGGCCAGGGAGGGGATGATCGTGGCCCGCAAGTTGCGGAGGAAGAGGAAGATGACCAGGATCACCAGGCAGACCGTGAGCGTCAGGGTGAACTTCACGTCCGACACGGACTCGCGGATGGACTCGGAGCGGTCGTAGAGCACGTCGATCTTCACCGACTCGGGCACCTGGGCCCGGATCTTGGGCATGAGTTCCTTGACGGCGTCCACCAGGGCCACCGTGTTCGTGCCGGGCTGGCGCTGCACGGCCAGGACGAAGGCCGGCACCCCGTTGAACCAGTTGCCGCGCTTGGAGCTTTCCACGCTGTCCGAGACCAGGGCCACATCCTGGAGCCGCACGGGGGAGCCGTTGCGGTAGGCCACGATGAGCGGACGGTAGCCGTCGGCCTTGAGGATCTGGCCCTCGGAGCGCACGGTGTAGGCCCGGTCGGCGCCTTCCATGACGCCCGTGGGCAGATTCACGTTGGCCTTGGACACGGCGTCGGCCAGTTCGTCGATGCCGATCTGGCGGCTGGCCAGGGCCTCGGGGTCGACCTGGATGCGCACGGCGTACTTGGCCGAACCGTAGATGTTCACCAAGGCCACGCCGTTGATGGACGAGATGCGCTGGGCCATGAGCGTGTCGGCGTACTCGTTGAGCTGCCACAGCGGCATGGTGTCCGAGGACACGGCCAGGTAGTAGATCGGCTGGTCCGAGGGGTTGACCTTGCGCATGAAGGGCGGCGTGGTCATGTTTTCGGGCAGCTTGCGGGTGGCCACGGAAATGGCCGACTGCACGTCCAGGGCCGCGCCGTCCAGCTCGCGCTCCAGGTTGAACTGGAGGGTGATCTTGGTGGTGCCGAGCGTGTTGGTGGAGCTCATGGAGTCCAGGCCCGCGATGGTCGAGAACTC
This is a stretch of genomic DNA from Desulfovibrio aminophilus DSM 12254. It encodes these proteins:
- a CDS encoding efflux RND transporter permease subunit — translated: MNLSRLFIERPVMTILVMFGILIFGTMAYRSLPVSDLPNVDFPTIQVTAQLSGASPETMASSVAAPLEREFSTIAGLDSMSSTNTLGTTKITLQFNLERELDGAALDVQSAISVATRKLPENMTTPPFMRKVNPSDQPIYYLAVSSDTMPLWQLNEYADTLMAQRISSINGVALVNIYGSAKYAVRIQVDPEALASRQIGIDELADAVSKANVNLPTGVMEGADRAYTVRSEGQILKADGYRPLIVAYRNGSPVRLQDVALVSDSVESSKRGNWFNGVPAFVLAVQRQPGTNTVALVDAVKELMPKIRAQVPESVKIDVLYDRSESIRESVSDVKFTLTLTVCLVILVIFLFLRNLRATIIPSLALPMSIVGTFAVMHVMGFSLNNISLMSLTLSVGFVVDDAIVMLENIVRHMEMGKSPLRASIDGSKEISFTILSMTVSLAAVFIPVFFMGGVVGRLFHEFSVTIMAAILISGFVSLSLTPMLCSLGLKAHQPGQAEKPKGRFHDFAESFFDRSLAAYERTLRLVLRHRRLTLYASFGLLVLTGWLFSITPKGFLPSEDTGQVSGTTMAEQGVPFEEMVARHKRVNEILLADPNVGKFTTLVGAGGPNPSSNSGRVFIQLKPRKERPLSAQQFVQSMRAKLSSISGLRVMLVVPPTINVGGRSARALYQFTLQNPDTEELYQYATAFEARMHELPGLQDVSSDLEISNPEVVLDIDRDRAAALGVTAFQIEDALASAFSTREISTIYASTNDYPVQMELLPRYQADPGALSMLYIRTKSGTLAPLDTLTKVGVGVGPQSINHTGQMPSVTVSFNLAPGLSLGDAMPRVQGLASEMLPGTFSTSFQGTAQAFQSSFKGLLALVILSIVVIYIVLGVLYESFIHPLTILSGLPAAGVGALLTLLLFRLDLDIYGFVGIIMLIGIVKKNAIMMIDFAVEAERKEGKTAEQSIFDGALVRFRPIMMTTMAALMGTLPIAIGFGAGAESRRPLGLAVVGGLLVSQLLTLYLTPVYYIYLDKLQRLLDRAFGRARGAGEAE